From Hyphomicrobiales bacterium 4NK60-0047b, the proteins below share one genomic window:
- a CDS encoding SDR family NAD(P)-dependent oxidoreductase: MSKPLENKTALITGATRGLGYSLSLELAKSGAHIIATGRTVGALEDLDDEIKKIGGTATLVPLDLLEEETLDGIGPSLFSKFKKLDIFVGNAAYLGALSPTSHFKNAEWNKVLGTNLNANWQLIRSLDPLLKQAENSTALFITDDEITENSPAYWGPYAASKAGLEALVKSYANECNETNTKVQLYSPCPMATNLRRKAYPGEDQSNLTEPEEVAQAITSHIMNNEAPNGAHIKFGQE, translated from the coding sequence GTGAGCAAGCCCTTAGAAAATAAAACAGCCCTTATCACAGGCGCAACACGAGGTCTTGGATACTCACTTAGTTTAGAATTAGCAAAAAGCGGAGCTCATATTATAGCAACAGGCCGCACAGTTGGTGCTTTAGAGGACCTTGATGATGAAATCAAAAAAATCGGCGGCACAGCCACATTAGTTCCATTAGATTTGTTAGAAGAAGAAACACTAGATGGCATCGGCCCATCTTTGTTTTCAAAATTCAAAAAGCTAGACATTTTTGTCGGTAATGCAGCTTATCTCGGCGCTTTGTCACCAACATCACATTTTAAAAATGCAGAATGGAATAAAGTCCTTGGCACAAACCTAAACGCAAATTGGCAACTTATACGTTCTCTCGATCCACTACTAAAACAAGCTGAAAATAGCACAGCACTATTCATAACCGACGATGAAATCACTGAGAATTCTCCAGCTTATTGGGGACCATACGCTGCCTCAAAAGCCGGCCTCGAAGCTCTAGTCAAATCCTATGCAAACGAGTGCAATGAAACCAACACAAAAGTGCAGCTTTACTCACCCTGCCCCATGGCAACCAATTTAAGAAGAAAAGCATACCCGGGTGAAGACCAGTCAAACCTGACGGAACCAGAAGAAGTCGCCCAAGCAATCACAAGCCATATCATGAATAACGAAGCACCAAATGGTGCCCATATTAAATTTGGTCAAGAGTAA